CTCGGATTCTGTCCGTACACTGTCTTGGGAGTTTCCCCAGCAAAAGAGAACTCAGAGTCTTCCGCCACGGGAGCTGCAGCTGGCGGCTGCTCCGCAGCGACCGCCACTTCTGCCAGTCCAGCGTCCacgttcttcgcctccgtctcgctCAAAACTTTAGCTCAGGCGTATAGACGGGCAGCCCTCCGGGCGCATCCAGACAAGAACCGCGGACGGGAGGCCCAAGCTGCCGAGGAGTTTGTGCGCATCCAAGCTGCGTactcgttcctctcttctgaagagaacagagcgGCGTACCACGCGTTcttggagagacgcgagcgacaCGAGGCTCTTTTGGGGGAGCGGCGGCGTCGCGGCCTCCAGGCGgatgagaagaaacggaagtTCGCGGAGGATCTGAAGAGGCGGGAAGAAGCTTTTGCAGAGTCGCAGCGAAAGGCacaggacgcagagagaggcgcgcgcgccgcAGCAGACTTTGAGAAAGACAGACTCCGGCGCAttcgcgagagaaacgaacggaTTCTGGAGGAACACCAAGAGAAACTGAACGCGAGATACGCGCAACAACAAGCTGCCCGACAGGCAGCGGCCACGTCTCTTCACCAACACTCGCCGTCTgcgcagagcgacagaaacaTGTATGATGCGTTTGATTGCAAACGAAGGAGAttcggagaaggaaacgaccAGGTGCACTCCGGTTCCGCGAATGGGGAAACCGAAGACGCCGACGACATCGAGGACATCCTCACACGGTCCGTGTACGTGCACTGGACGGCTGCAGCACCTGGGACCGATGGAGAGAAGCTTTCGGGGACTTCTGGGCCGCCGAACCCGGCTTCCTCGGCGGCGGGTGAGCAGCGTGAGATGCAGGATACTGCCGTCTCTCccacgcttctctcttcactcttcattcctctgcatgcgctctaCATCTTTGGATACACTGCAGACAAGGGGTATGCCTTGGTCGCCTTCGCCACTCGCGAGCGTGCTCTGGAGAGTGCTCTCGAGtttcagcagcagcagaggcagaggcgaagagaggctggaggagagaagaagaaaccgccTCGCC
This Toxoplasma gondii ME49 chromosome VIII, whole genome shotgun sequence DNA region includes the following protein-coding sequences:
- a CDS encoding DnaJ domain-containing protein (encoded by transcript TGME49_271910), whose amino-acid sequence is MAGAAEGGVPASPLPELLLGFCPYTVLGVSPAKENSESSATGAAAGGCSAATATSASPASTFFASVSLKTLAQAYRRAALRAHPDKNRGREAQAAEEFVRIQAAYSFLSSEENRAAYHAFLERRERHEALLGERRRRGLQADEKKRKFAEDLKRREEAFAESQRKAQDAERGARAAADFEKDRLRRIRERNERILEEHQEKLNARYAQQQAARQAAATSLHQHSPSAQSDRNMYDAFDCKRRRFGEGNDQVHSGSANGETEDADDIEDILTRSVYVHWTAAAPGTDGEKLSGTSGPPNPASSAAGEQREMQDTAVSPTLLSSLFIPLHALYIFGYTADKGYALVAFATRERALESALEFQQQQRQRRREAGGEKKKPPRLRVKIADQVEHLRERLSVLQEAADVAAAEFARAAAEAANKRATGGSSTSADTTRNHCVAQDVTHAPDTTSAANLQTSGVPEPVQIPLPFPSPPAVMTPASLAEFEAATLQRLKEAAAKKKAMQAAQQETGKGNEPPGVGG